CCGTCGGCCCGGGCGCCGAGCTCCAGAAGCCGCTCATCGCCGTGATCTTCGGCGGCCTCATCACCCAACTGGTCCTCGTGCTCACCGTCCTGCCTGTCCTCTACACCCTCGTGAACCGCGACAGGCCCCTGCCCCCGCAGGTGGCTGCCGAGCCGGTGTGAGCGCGTGGCCTCCCGTTCGTGCCCGTGATCATCGCCTGGCTGGCGCGCCACGTGGCGGTTCCTGGGGCCTGGGCGGGGAGTCGCCCGCAGCGCAACAGCAAGGAACTCGAAGGGAACCTCTGGGCGCTCTGCCCGCTCACGGCAGGAGCTTGAGCGGGCCGTATTGGGCGGGCGCCTTCTCGAAGCCGATGCCCTGAAACCACTCGGCCCAGCCCTTGCGCCCTGCGCCATCGTTGTCGTTCACCAGCAGCGCAAAGCGCAGCACCGCCTCGGCCTTCGGCTCGACGCCGAGCAGTTTCCACGGGATGGTGACCTCGTAGTTGGTGGCCGTGCCCTCGCGGCGGACGGCCGCCTGGACGCCGTCGGGCAGGCCGTTGCGCGGCGCCCACTGCCAGGCGAGCGGCTTGCCATCTTTCCCCAGTGCTACGCCAAACTCGTTGCGCTCGGGCTTCGCCCCGATGGCGAACTGCACCGAGTCGCCCTTCCACATCTCCTCCGCCTCCTCGTTCTGGACGTGGCGGTCGTCGGTCACGGCGAGGGCGACGTAGAAGCGCTCATCGTCCCAGCCCGTCCACAACTTCGCCGAGAGATCGGCCGCGCCTGACCACGAGTGGTTCTCGAGCGAAACGACTTGGGTCGGCAGGCGAAGCAGGCAGTGCTTGAGCGCCGCCCATTCCGCGAGGCCCCCGTCAGCGGCGGCTTGCTGCATCCGGTAGCAGGGCGTGAAACCAGACACCGTGACAACCTCCTTGCGCCAGCCGGATTCGGCTGTCACTGTCCACCGCGCAGGCATCGTGCCGTAGCCTTCGATGGTCGGCGGCGAAGCGAGGACCGCGTCGGTCGTCACGCCATTCCCCCCAGTCTCTCTCGCGACCGCAGGTTGCCCGTCGAATTGCGCCGCCCACTTGCGCGGCTTGGGGGCCGGGTTCCGCACGGTCAGGAGGACCTCGTTCGGCCCGCCGGGTCGCGCCGAGACGATCAGCGGCTCGCGGAGGGTGATCGTGGCGCTGGCGCCGATGCCGCCCGCCTCGACCACGAGCGCGTGGTCGCCGAGGGGGGCATCGAGTGGAGGCGTGATCGTCACTCGGTCGCCGTCCCACTTGCTCTGCCAGCCCTGAGGCAGGCGGACCATTGTGGGCGGCGTGTCCTCACGCCGCGTTGTCGCGGGACGGGGACGTCCCGCCCACAATTCACGCGGAGTCGTGATAGCCAACGCGATGGGATCGCCGGGGCAGCCGACGGTTTCGCCCTCGATGCGAATCAGCGGCTCGGCCTTGGCCACGTCACCATAATCGGTGAGGAAAATGGGGTCTTCGGTGAGTGCAAGGGTGATGCGCCCCTCGACGGGCGCGAGGGCCGACGTGTTGCCCATCAGGTCGGTGAGCTTCAGCTCCTTCGAGGTTGTGGCGAGCGAGAGCGTGGCCGCCTGGCTCTTCGGCCACGCGACGAGCACTTTCCCCTGGCCGTCCACGAACTCGTAGCAGATGACGTCCTTGCCGGCGTCCACGGCGCGGGCGAAGCGCTTGCGGCCGATCATCCGCACCATCGTGTTGTGCGCGGCGTAGGCCGCCTTGGGCGTGTTGTCGAGGCGAATCAGGCCGAAGTTCGACTCGTTGTCCAGCGGGTCCGTGCCGTCGTTCTGGAAGTCGTAGATGAACAGTCGCTCGACGTAGGGCAGCGTGAGGGCGTGGAGGCAGGTGCGCACGAGGTAGGCGCCTGAGCGGGCCTCGGAGACGCCCCGCTTGTCCTTCTGCGTCGGGTAGCCGAACTCGGTGAGCCAGACCTTGAGGTCGCCCACGCCGTGCCTCTCGAGCAGCGCCTTCAGCCGCGCCATCTCGCCCAGGAAGTCCGACTCCTCGGGCGAGCGCGGATAGCGGTAGGGGTGGACGGAGATGGCGTCCATCGCCTTCCCCGCGCCGGCCGCCAGCACGCCCTCGATGAAGCGCAGGTCGGTGCCGGCCGTGCACACGCCCACGATGGTGGCCTGCGGGTCAGCGGCTTTGGTGGCGGGGTAGACGGCCTTCATCAGCGCCGCGTAGTCCTCGACCTTGGGCTTGGGCTTCCAGAAGAAGATGTTGGGCTCGTTCCAGACCTCCCAGTGCTGGCACACCTTGCCGTAGCGGGCCATGAGCGCCTTGCAGTAGGCGACGAAGGCGTTCACCGCCTCGGGCGACACGGGCGCGTTGCCGCCGTCGTAGAGGCCGTT
The sequence above is drawn from the Planctomycetota bacterium genome and encodes:
- a CDS encoding sugar-binding protein → MLKAKAAVVAFVLLSSVWFAAAGTVSLVLEDYEGPAVPRRGGEGVQPQSRIALSKSEPFEGAQCAELHYVFKPQGGLQYVEVVTPHRLPKAARALRVAVRGDGSGQFVRVRLTDARGEWHQFDLGRVDFQGWKVLSTRLDGPHGAWGGDGNKAMDPPVTFQCVLLDSIVKPAEGTVAFDAVTVEGEGTAGDFVESRFEPSRPHGYFWGKDERPAGALTLTAGVAQPAEAEVTVRLLNHREEPVREVWKGKVQVERGKPVQRELTLGVERYGVHYVEVQAGEQSQRHSVCWLPEAAPTWPESPFGVCTHFGQHKHTIPLTFDLIKPMGATWIRDEISWAGVERKKGEHTFGEYFDRYMAAAGEMGLRPFIIFDYGNGLYDGGNAPVSPEAVNAFVAYCKALMARYGKVCQHWEVWNEPNIFFWKPKPKVEDYAALMKAVYPATKAADPQATIVGVCTAGTDLRFIEGVLAAGAGKAMDAISVHPYRYPRSPEESDFLGEMARLKALLERHGVGDLKVWLTEFGYPTQKDKRGVSEARSGAYLVRTCLHALTLPYVERLFIYDFQNDGTDPLDNESNFGLIRLDNTPKAAYAAHNTMVRMIGRKRFARAVDAGKDVICYEFVDGQGKVLVAWPKSQAATLSLATTSKELKLTDLMGNTSALAPVEGRITLALTEDPIFLTDYGDVAKAEPLIRIEGETVGCPGDPIALAITTPRELWAGRPRPATTRREDTPPTMVRLPQGWQSKWDGDRVTITPPLDAPLGDHALVVEAGGIGASATITLREPLIVSARPGGPNEVLLTVRNPAPKPRKWAAQFDGQPAVARETGGNGVTTDAVLASPPTIEGYGTMPARWTVTAESGWRKEVVTVSGFTPCYRMQQAAADGGLAEWAALKHCLLRLPTQVVSLENHSWSGAADLSAKLWTGWDDERFYVALAVTDDRHVQNEEAEEMWKGDSVQFAIGAKPERNEFGVALGKDGKPLAWQWAPRNGLPDGVQAAVRREGTATNYEVTIPWKLLGVEPKAEAVLRFALLVNDNDGAGRKGWAEWFQGIGFEKAPAQYGPLKLLP